The window AAAAGCACCTAATAAAACGATTATGGTAAACAGCAATACCGACATGCGGGCAAATATAATGTACTGTTTTTGGGGAAACGAAGGATTAAGGGAATAAAATAAAGTCTATATATTAAGGGGATAAAATAGAATTTTGAGATAAAATAACCGTCACCCTGAATTTATTCAGGGCCTCTGGAGAAGTGAGCTGCTGAAATAAATTCAGCATGACGTGAACTTATGCTAATCTATTTACCAAGTCTCTTAATCATTTCCGCACTTAAATCCCTGCCATCATTCAGCCGGTTGGCAAAAAACGATTTGGCGGCTTCAAAATGTGCTTTATAGCCATTAATATCGCCATAACCAATTATTGAAGCCCACTCGTGCACAGCAGTATGGAATTCGAGGTCATCGCCGCGAATGGATTTATCGTACAAAGCCGTTTGGATCGATTCTTCGAGCATTTCCTTGTTTTTGAAAAGATACTCGGCAATACCCAGTCTCAGTTTAAACGGTGGGGTTTGGCAAATCAGGTTATCGTAAGGGTTTACTCCCATTTTATACCAAGCATACACCATACTTAGCAAACTTAAATGCGAATTGGGTTTCTGTTTATGGTCTGCATCCGAAAGACTGAATTCTTTCATGATGTTATCGTCAAGCAGCAACAACTGGCGGCTTTCGTGAAACACAAAATCGCGGGCAGCATAAATTTTCTCCCTGAACTCGACTTCATTTTCGCAGATCATGAGTTTATAGAGTTCAGATTCGGCCTGGGCATAATATTTTACCTGCTTTTGCGCATAAGGGTTTAATATGGCCAAACCAGCATAGATGTGAGATTTGTAGCTAAAAATCCTTAGCGTGGTTAAAATCTTTACATTATCAATCCCTCCGGCATAGGCAGGGTTATCCCATGGGAAAAAACCGGCATTTTTCCAGGCAGAGCCCATGCTTTCGAAACCCATGTGGGTAACGGCCTGTGTATCGGCCACAATGCGGTCGTGCTCGCGGTAATCGTCCATCTCAATGATGTTCGACTTTAAAGATTGATAAATTTCCAACGCTTTAGCGTAAACCTCATCGGTAGCACGGTGGCGCACCACCACCAGGGTCTGCCCCTCCGGACTAAAAGCCGGGCCATGCAAAGAATGGCAGGTTACAATCTGGGTGTCGGGCGGAAGGTGTTTTTCAAAAGCGGCAATTTCGGGATGTTTAACTGATGTTTGGCCCGAAACAATTGCACCATATTTGGTAGAGCGTGCAAAAGTAGCCACCACCTCATCAATTTTTTCGGCTTCAACGCAGTAAATTATAAAATCAGATTTGCGTGCCACTTCATGCCCATCGATTAAGACTTCAATTCCTTTAGGCTCGAGCTCATTTTTTAAATCTGTAAAACGCAAAGGCATATCTGCCCCGCATACTTTATAACCAGCGTTTACAAACGATACAGCATACAATTTGCCCATATCGCCTAAACCAATAATTCCTATTTGCATGAAACAAATGTAACCTATCGCACATAATTTTATAATAAAACTTCGATAAAATTGTTATTTAACATGTTAAACACAAACATATTTGTCTTTCACCCCTAAACTTCACATAAAAATATTAACCGGGAAATGGATAAAAATGTAGTTTTACACGATAACACCTATATTTAAACTATGCAAAAAATTAAACACACCCTACTGTTTTTAGGCGCTATGCTATTTGTAAACTTTGCGTTTGGGCAAACTTTACCTGACACGACAAAGAATACAGACCCATCATTAAATGGCCAGTATCAGTTCATGTTAAAGAAATCGAAAAGCTTCAATGGTGCAAGGCTGATTAACCCCAACCGGTTATCGTCTTTATGGAAAAGTGTTAACGATACGCTACGGAAAGAACGTAAGCAATTGCAGGAAGCCAGACAAGAAATTAAGGCCCAGGCTGGTAATATTTCGAGTTTAAAAGGCGAGGTTACCGGAAAAGAAAGCTCGCTGGTTACAGCCAATGCTTCGGTTAACGAAATTAAGTTTTTAGGAATTGCTTTCGATAAGGGCACCTATAACACCATTGTTTGGTCAATTATCATTGTACTGGGCCTTGGCCTGGCCTTTATTATTTTCCAATCGGGTAAATTAAGGCACGAAGCCAAATACCGTACGGAGCTTTACCAGGAAGTGGCCGATGAATTTCAGGCACACAAGGTTAAGGCTAAAGATAAAGAGATGAAACTTGCCCGTGAGCTGCAGGATGAGCGTAATAAATGGGACGAAGGCAGAGGCAGATAACTTGGTCTAATTGATTGAATTTTGAATGATTGAATGATTTAGCGTTACTCAATCATTCAAAATTAATTTTGTCCAATCACAGATCTCTCCCCGCCTGTACGGGCAGGCATTCCGCTACGCTCAGTCGAGATGACGTGACGAGTCTAAGGATCGGGATTTAATTCTTCAAGCTATACTTCAATCCAACCTCAAACTCTCCATTACTGTAATTCTGCATTTTTGAAGTATTGGTTGTGTACTGAAATAAAATAGAAAACTGATTTTTATAGTTAGCACCAAAGCCTCCGGTAAAGCTATTGGTACTGTGGTAAATGCCATTCAACATCAATTTTTGATCTAAAAACTGAAGGTTTACCCCTGCAT is drawn from Pedobacter sp. HDW13 and contains these coding sequences:
- a CDS encoding prephenate dehydrogenase, translating into MQIGIIGLGDMGKLYAVSFVNAGYKVCGADMPLRFTDLKNELEPKGIEVLIDGHEVARKSDFIIYCVEAEKIDEVVATFARSTKYGAIVSGQTSVKHPEIAAFEKHLPPDTQIVTCHSLHGPAFSPEGQTLVVVRHRATDEVYAKALEIYQSLKSNIIEMDDYREHDRIVADTQAVTHMGFESMGSAWKNAGFFPWDNPAYAGGIDNVKILTTLRIFSYKSHIYAGLAILNPYAQKQVKYYAQAESELYKLMICENEVEFREKIYAARDFVFHESRQLLLLDDNIMKEFSLSDADHKQKPNSHLSLLSMVYAWYKMGVNPYDNLICQTPPFKLRLGIAEYLFKNKEMLEESIQTALYDKSIRGDDLEFHTAVHEWASIIGYGDINGYKAHFEAAKSFFANRLNDGRDLSAEMIKRLGK